From a region of the Stenotrophomonas sp. BIO128-Bstrain genome:
- a CDS encoding MBL fold metallo-hydrolase yields the protein MKLWSIRGNTQKLDGGAMFGNAPRAVWEKWAAPDDLNRIELACRALLASPLAGKTVLFETGIGAFFEPKLRDRYGVQEPGHVLIESLREAGFEHEDIDVVVLSHLHFDHAGGLLAPWSEGRTPELLFPNATFLVGAEHWARALHPHPRDRASFIPELPGLLQASGRLEIVDGPHSRTLGDSVRFSFSDGHTPGLMLAEIIGPESVDGQARGGVVFCADLIPGRSWVHVPITMGYDRNAELLIDEKRSFLEDKLARNVHLFFTHDPQCALAQVSRDEKGRFGTVHEQGELKARALA from the coding sequence ATGAAACTATGGTCCATCCGCGGTAACACCCAGAAACTCGACGGCGGTGCGATGTTCGGCAACGCCCCGCGCGCGGTGTGGGAAAAGTGGGCGGCACCGGACGATCTCAACCGGATCGAACTGGCCTGCCGTGCACTGCTTGCCAGCCCGCTGGCGGGCAAGACCGTGCTGTTCGAAACCGGTATCGGGGCCTTCTTCGAACCGAAGCTGCGTGACCGCTACGGCGTGCAGGAACCCGGCCATGTGCTGATCGAATCCCTGCGCGAGGCCGGTTTCGAGCACGAGGACATCGACGTGGTGGTGCTGAGCCATCTGCATTTCGATCATGCCGGTGGACTGCTGGCGCCGTGGAGCGAAGGGCGCACGCCCGAACTGCTGTTCCCGAATGCGACCTTCCTGGTCGGCGCCGAGCACTGGGCGCGCGCGCTGCACCCGCACCCGCGCGACCGTGCCAGCTTCATCCCCGAACTGCCTGGCCTGCTGCAGGCAAGCGGTCGGCTTGAAATCGTCGACGGCCCGCACTCCAGGACGCTGGGCGACAGCGTGCGTTTCAGTTTCAGTGACGGGCACACGCCGGGCCTGATGCTGGCCGAGATCATCGGCCCCGAAAGCGTGGATGGCCAGGCGCGGGGTGGGGTGGTGTTCTGTGCGGACCTGATTCCCGGCCGCTCGTGGGTGCACGTACCGATCACCATGGGCTACGACCGTAACGCCGAACTGCTGATCGACGAGAAACGCAGCTTCCTGGAAGACAAACTGGCCCGCAACGTCCATCTGTTTTTCACCCACGACCCGCAGTGCGCGCTGGCGCAGGTGTCACGCGATGAGAAGGGCCGCTTCGGCACCGTGCACGAACAGGGCGAACTGAAGGCCCGCGCGCTCGCGTAA